The following are encoded in a window of Psychrobacter sp. P11F6 genomic DNA:
- a CDS encoding acyltransferase — translation MNHKKTISLSPIIKTLLPKQLYKKRFLLQDKGLNNHINIAKDARIIGNSTITIRKGHDNHITIGKGGKFNQLKIDINGNHNQVTIGEHVKFSGRLLVVGNYLHIYIGNHTTAIDCYILARDKSVTIGQSCMISRGIEIRATDVHKVYDIDTNARVNKAHTDVSLGDHIWIAANVTISKNVSIASGCIIAAGAFVNKPVETPNCMIAGTPAKIIRQNVRWER, via the coding sequence ATGAACCATAAAAAAACCATCAGCCTTTCTCCGATTATAAAAACATTATTACCCAAACAGCTCTATAAAAAGCGGTTTTTGTTACAAGACAAAGGGCTCAATAATCATATCAATATCGCCAAAGATGCACGCATCATTGGCAATTCGACCATTACCATTCGTAAGGGTCATGACAATCACATCACTATCGGTAAGGGCGGCAAATTTAATCAGTTAAAAATTGACATCAACGGCAATCACAATCAAGTCACGATTGGAGAGCACGTTAAATTCTCGGGGCGATTATTGGTTGTCGGTAATTATCTACATATTTATATCGGCAATCATACCACCGCTATTGACTGCTATATTTTGGCGCGCGATAAAAGTGTGACCATTGGTCAATCATGCATGATATCACGTGGTATCGAAATTCGAGCGACTGACGTTCACAAGGTCTATGATATAGACACTAACGCGCGAGTGAATAAGGCACATACAGACGTCAGTTTAGGAGACCATATTTGGATTGCCGCCAATGTAACCATTTCTAAAAACGTCTCTATCGCCAGTGGTTGTATTATTGCAGCAGGGGCATTTGTCAATAAACCAGTTGAGACGCCCAACTGCATGATTGCTGGTACACCAGCCAAAATTATTCGCCAAAATGTACGCTGGGAGCGTTAA